The [Clostridium] scindens ATCC 35704 nucleotide sequence TCCAGAAAGAAAGCGGGTTTATCGGACAACGCCGGCCTGTCCTGCCAGATGGCATTGATAAGATCTTCCGAATAATGAATCTGAATCCCTTTGGAACCCAGCGCCACTTCATATTCCTGGCCTTCGCCCATGGACAGAACCCGCCCGTCGAAGGCAACCGTTCCGCCGGACGGAACCACATCCGAAAGATATTCTGTAATAGTAGGCGTATCGCCGACAAACATCTTCATCAAGCGGACGCCGGTTCCTGCCAGTTCCTGCTCCGCCTGGAAGAAATAACGCCCGTCCGTCCAAAGGCAGGCATCGTCCTGACATATAACGGCCGTTCCGTAAGAGCCGCTAAATCCGGTAATATATTGTCTTGCTTTAAAATGCTCTCCCACATATTCGCTTTGGTGAAAATCCGCAGTAGGCACAACATAAGCAGAAATACTCTTCTCTGCCATAAGCGCGCGAAGACTGGCAATTCGTTCTGATACTGTCATGATTCAAAACCTCCTCTTAAAAACATAGAATTCAAAAGTTATTATGTGAAAAAGAGACCGCTGACGCAATCTCTTTTTCTCTTTCTATGAAGTTGTTGATTATTGGGCTTTTTCCATCTCGTCCAGTTTTCCGCTGCACGCCCAGAGAATAATGCCAAGAATAATAATGACAATCGCTAATCCGCCGTAGCCCATAGTAAAGTCCATACCCTTAAGCCATGCATATAAAGCCGGGTAAGTCTTCTGGGCAAGGAACACGGCGATCGGCCAGAAGCCAAGCAGAAGTCCCAGCACCTTCGCAGGCGCAAGTTTGGAGATAAAGGAGTTCCCCAGCGGGGAGAATACCATCTCTCCGACAGACATCAACAGGCATACAAGCGCCAGCCAGAATACGGAGCACTGTCCGTTCACTGCGGCAATCTTATCTGCCACAACCATTACTATGTAAGAAATACCTACCAGTATAATACCAAGCGCCGTTTTTTTGAACATGCTCATGTCGCCCTTCGGTCTCTTGGCAAGTTTGGCCCACAACATCGCAAGTACAGGACCTAAGATTATACATACCAGAGCATTTACAGAATCAAACCAGGAAGTTGGAATCTGGAAACTTCCTATATACCAGTTGGCAAGATTCATATAATCGCTGCCGTTTCCCCAGCCAAAACGGAAGTAAGCCGGCATATAAGCCATATACCATACCATCCAGAATACGCTGGAGAACAGGGTTACAAGAACAATTGCCACAATTCGTTTGATATCGCCGGACGTCAATTTCGTGTCGCCATCCTTTTTCTTGCTGACCGTTTCAAATTCCCGCTGATCTGCCTTGAATGGTTTCTTCCCGGCATCTCCCAGAGATCTTCCGTTGAGAATAAACCATACCGCGTCAATGAACATGAAAATACCGCAGATTAAAAATACAGTATTGAAACTTGTCTTGAGCCCGAACAATCCTGTTGTAGCGAGTATTGCAATAAATGTGGTCCCGATAAAGGAACCGATGTTAACGAATGAATACTGAATCGAAAAGGCCGCGTCCAATTCATCCGCATCATGGAACAGCAGACCGTTGATACCGGACAGATTCCCCTTGAACAGTCCTGTGCCGACTGCTACCAGAATAATCATCGCCCATACCAGCGTCAGAGAATCTGCCCTCCATGTACAGAGGTATCCGAGGCCCATAAGAATCATTCCTAACGGTACGCAAATTCTCGGGCTGATCCAATGATCCGCAATGTAACCGCCAAAAAGAGGCGTAATGTACGTCCAGGCCACAAAAGAACCGGACATGGCAGAGGCTTCAATATCCGATAATCCCAAGCCGCCCGATGCAACCTCTGTTGCAATCCAAATGGCTAACAAATACTTCATTGTGTAAAACGCCAGCCTCTCAAATGTAAAACCGAGCGCGCAGACATAAAAGCCAAATGGTCTTCCTTTCTTTACTTTTTCCACTTCTCATCCCTCCTGTGTTTCATAATAATGCTTCATAAATCCATCTGCTATAAACGCAGTATGTACACATTTATGTATTATAGCATAAAGCTCCGCTTTATACAATCAGAAATTCATCAGACGGGCTAATCGTAATGATTCATCCATTTGATGAGTTCTTTGCAGTAATCATCATGTCTGTCTACGAAACAGGTATGTCTGGCATTCTCCCACAGAATCCACTTCGAATTAGGAATGCCGTCCGCCAGCGTCTTGGCAACAAGAGGAGAACACAGATCGGATATGCCGCTGCAGATCAAGGAAGGGATCTGAATCTCGCCAAGCCTGTCGGTATATTCGAAATCCTTCAGTGTTCCTGTCGGCGCGAATTCATTAGGTCCCCATCCATATATGTACGACTCTGAACCAGATTTTTTCGGTCTGGTGCAGCATGCAGGGGCATCCTGCCCAAGCCAGTAGTTACAGTATCTGTCCATGTATTCTGCAACTGCGGCATCGTAGGCCTCGCCGGTGAAATCTCCTGTAGTAAGCGCATGGTTAATGGCGTCCTGCATCTCCCGAGGCATCATTTTGATCCGGCGCAGGCCCTCCTTCTCCCAGAGCGAGCTGCTTGAGTGCCCGCTGGATATGATGAAACTCTTGACTCCCTTTGGTTTACGTTCAATCGCATAGGCAATCTGCATCATCCCTCCCCAGGACTGGCCGATGATGTGGCAGGTATCCAGTCCAAGGTGCGCTCTTAAAGCATCCAGTTCATCCAGCCAGACGTCCTGATTCCACAGTTCCGGATGCCCGTCAAGATAAGAATTGCCACAGCCAATCTGGTCATACATCACGATCATCCGGGCATCGTCATCTGCCAGATTATCCAACACCTCATAATAATTATGGGTAGAGCCCGGCCCCCCGTGCAGGCAGATCAACGGCGCCTTCCCATTCGGCTGCTTCTCACCGACAATCCTGTAATAGGTCTGATGCTCCAGGTATGGCATATAGCCTTCTGTAATTTTTGTCATGCTTCATAATCCTCCCTTCGGATAATTTTTTTACTAATTGCAGTATAATATATAAACAGCAAAAAAGAAATAACTTTACTTTTCCCTCATAGCCAAACGCACATCCAACCAGCAGTTTTACATAAGTCATCTCCTCCTTTTCGTCTGCAACGGCTGGAAGTAAAAATAGTGTCTTCGACACTTCAACTCCCCTGCCCCTCAATCATGAGGGATAGGGGTTTCTTTTTGCTTCATTTTGCTTCATAATGGTCTTATGAATATCTTACAAAAAATTTTTATCGAACATTATGAAGAAATGATTTATCTTCAACATCCTCGTGATGCTATTGTTGAGAATGTAGAAAAAATGATTCATTGTGGCGATCCATCTTATGGCGGCGCCATGTATATTTGTCCCAATTGTGGTAATTTCAAATTTACTGCTTTTCGTTGTCATTCTCGCTTCTGTCCAACTTGTGGTAACATGTATTCCATTGACAGAACTACTGCTATGTCTTTTAAGATTATTGATGTACAACATCGGCATTGTGTTTTTACCATTGATGATTCTTTGCGGCCTTTTTTTCT carries:
- a CDS encoding peptide MFS transporter; this translates as MEKVKKGRPFGFYVCALGFTFERLAFYTMKYLLAIWIATEVASGGLGLSDIEASAMSGSFVAWTYITPLFGGYIADHWISPRICVPLGMILMGLGYLCTWRADSLTLVWAMIILVAVGTGLFKGNLSGINGLLFHDADELDAAFSIQYSFVNIGSFIGTTFIAILATTGLFGLKTSFNTVFLICGIFMFIDAVWFILNGRSLGDAGKKPFKADQREFETVSKKKDGDTKLTSGDIKRIVAIVLVTLFSSVFWMVWYMAYMPAYFRFGWGNGSDYMNLANWYIGSFQIPTSWFDSVNALVCIILGPVLAMLWAKLAKRPKGDMSMFKKTALGIILVGISYIVMVVADKIAAVNGQCSVFWLALVCLLMSVGEMVFSPLGNSFISKLAPAKVLGLLLGFWPIAVFLAQKTYPALYAWLKGMDFTMGYGGLAIVIIILGIILWACSGKLDEMEKAQ
- the pepI gene encoding proline iminopeptidase — protein: MTKITEGYMPYLEHQTYYRIVGEKQPNGKAPLICLHGGPGSTHNYYEVLDNLADDDARMIVMYDQIGCGNSYLDGHPELWNQDVWLDELDALRAHLGLDTCHIIGQSWGGMMQIAYAIERKPKGVKSFIISSGHSSSSLWEKEGLRRIKMMPREMQDAINHALTTGDFTGEAYDAAVAEYMDRYCNYWLGQDAPACCTRPKKSGSESYIYGWGPNEFAPTGTLKDFEYTDRLGEIQIPSLICSGISDLCSPLVAKTLADGIPNSKWILWENARHTCFVDRHDDYCKELIKWMNHYD